In Opisthocomus hoazin isolate bOpiHoa1 chromosome 3, bOpiHoa1.hap1, whole genome shotgun sequence, a genomic segment contains:
- the COX6C gene encoding cytochrome c oxidase subunit 6C: MSSALLPKPQMRRLLARRMKLHLFGAFFVSVGCAALYKFGVAEPRKRAYAEFYKNYDPMKDFEAMRAAGVFESAPPK, translated from the exons ATGTCATCTGCACTATTGCCTAAGCCACAAATGCGGCGCCTGTTGGCCAGGCGGATGAAGTTACACCTATTTGGGGCATTTTTTGTATCTGTGGGATGTGCAGCTTTATACAAG TTTGGAGTTGCTGAGCCCAGAAAACGAGCTTATGCAGAGTTCTATAAAAACTATGATCCCATGAAGGACTTCGAAGCCATGAGAGCAGCTGGTGTGTTTGAGTCTGCGCCGCCCAAATGA